Proteins from a single region of Trichoderma asperellum chromosome 3, complete sequence:
- a CDS encoding uncharacterized protein (EggNog:ENOG41) encodes MGSRSFLDRFNSRREPPILPLHKSPKRSPSEHQLSTLDPRPDDASSVDEDLPKAWLDEYDEPSTSRGLSPNSWRDTASTTMSASKMKPQPMFAGPPPPITASMLIMKDPIRVDPAAGGPVRYRNTPYSLLGGSPTEANSLLLEHRRKAAAQNSDSIWRGFARQEKALEREVQVLLDQQAIALAAGSGIENDAFSTGSSTPTGTFYSTKSYKSRAALSLYIPPRVTRDGNVIPTRQPANDQPPGLKSTRQDLRKLIASMTSLKDDENAHIEDALNQRTNALRHLSRLSAKKSKLEAELQSLAENSDEPLARELRVLDTEHHALGEEIQLLEAKLARMRTRHRLLKERMDNIRNKREAGLSGYYGALNEVTSEARAFIQQPPIQPLDPDLLRYGGEAEGDPAASGGAEFMRLIPERRTLAMARSWWLAEVEVLKRCKAHMDQDRQALEEGAQVWDKVTQLVSKFESDLRQAMQTGTPSSSVKGKEKMLSQEEIISDQLSRMKEVIAQLEIYMQQSEEKNWNLLICAIGAELEAFKDGYDALESMANAPEEKPPNDDEDTSTDAEKNGQSTQQDNHPADEESDNEVPPDLFGGPPPDHDEGDEHHSAESIDGGTLRRYDSENEVPPEFLVEHV; translated from the coding sequence ATGGGCTCTCGGTCCTTTCTTGATCGCTTTAATTCCCGTCGCGAACCACCAATCTTACCTCTTCACAAATCTCCGAAACGGTCGCCTAGTGAACATCAGCTTAGCACGCTAGATCCTCGGCCCGACGACGCCTCGTCAGTAGATGAGGATCTGCCCAAGGCTTGGCTGGATGAGTACGATGAACCTTCAACGTCTCGTGGGCTATCGCCAAACTCGTGGCGCGACACCGCTAGCACGACCATGTCAGCGTCCAAGATGAAGCCACAGCCCATGTTTGCTGGTCCCCCGCCGCCGATAACAGCGTCGATGTTGATAATGAAGGACCCAATCCGGGTAGaccctgctgctggcggccCAGTCCGCTACAGAAACACTCCATACAGTCTCCTTGGAGGGAGTCCTACTGAAGCTAATAGCCTACTCCTTGAGCATAGGCGTAAAGCTGCTGCGCAAAACTCTGATTCGATCTGGCGAGGCTTCGCTAGGCAAGAGAAGGCCCTGGAAAGAGAGGTTCAGGTATTGCTTGATCAGCAGGCTATTGCCTTGGCAGCCGGATCTGGAATCGAGAACGATGCCTTTAGCACGGGCAGTAGTACGCCTACTGGCACATTTTACTCGACCAAAAGTTACAAATCAAGGGCGGCCCTCTCTCTATACATTCCCCCTAGGGTAACTCGAGATGGAAATGTGATTCCAACCAGACAACCGGCAAACGACCAGCCTCCAGGATTGAAGTCTACCAGACAAGATCTCCGAAAGCTAATAGCATCTATGACGAGTCTTAAAGATGATGAGAATGCTCACATAGAAGACGCCTTGAACCAACGAACAAACGCTCTCCGACATCTAAGCCGGCTGAGTGCTAAAAAATCCAAGTTAGAAGCAGAACTACAAAGTTTAGCGGAAAATAGCGATGAACCGCTAGCGAGGGAGCTCCGGGTGCTGGATACGGAGCATCATGCTCTGGGGGAAGAGATTCAGCTTCTCGAGGCGAAACTAGCACGTATGCGAACCAGACACCGCCTTCTGAAAGAGAGGATGGATAATATCAGGAACAAACGAGAGGCAGGACTGAGTGGGTACTACGGCGCTTTAAATGAAGTGACCTCTGAAGCGAGAGCATTCATACAGCAACCTCCGATTCAGCCACTAGATCCAGATCTATTGCGGTACGGGGGCGAGGCTGAAGGAGACCCGGCTGCCTCAGGGGGCGCAGAGTTCATGCGACTCATCCCCGAGAGACGAacgctggcgatggcaagGTCATGGTGGTTAGCAGAGGTCGAGGTATTGAAACGCTGCAAAGCGCATATGGACCAAGACCGTCAAGCGTTGGAAGAAGGGGCCCAAGTCTGGGACAAAGTTACGCAGCTGGTCTCTAAATTCGAATCAGATCTGCGACAAGCAATGCAAACCGGtactccatcttcttcagtgaaagggaaagagaaaatgctTTCGCAGGAAGAAATTATTTCGGATCAACTTTCTCGAATGAAGGAAGTTATTGCGCAGCTGGAGATATATATGCAACAGTCTGAAGAAAAGAACTGGAATCTTTTGATTTGTGCTATTGGCGCAGAGCTAGAGGCTTTTAAAGACGGGTATGATGCCCTCGAGAGCATGGCCAATGCTCCCGAAGAGAAACCTCCcaatgacgacgaagacacATCCACAGACGCAGAAAAAAATGGCCAGTCTACACAGCAAGATAACCACCCGGCTGACGAAGAAAGCGACAACGAAGTGCCCCCAGATCTATTTGGCGGCCCTCCCCCTGACCATGACGAAGGCGACGAGCATCATTCCGCAGAGAGCATTGATGGAGGGACGCTGCGTAGGTACGACAGCGAGAATGAAGTGCCACCTGAATTTCTGGTAGAGCACGTTTAA
- a CDS encoding uncharacterized protein (TransMembrane:1 (o18-35i)~EggNog:ENOG41) — MVLLDLLTLGLWSKVGRLTHYAFDAVLLSAFLAGVKRSTGLTFKSDKVAGENKEVSKWIDKYLGVGEWVMDQSVAIAGSSGFFERKR; from the exons ATGGTG CTTCTCGACCTGCTGACGTTGGGACTCTGGTCAAAGGTTGGACGTTTGACACACTATGCTTTTGATGCCGTTCTCC TCTCGGCTTTCCTCGCTGGCGTGAAGCGCTCGACCGGCTTGAC CTTCAAGAGCGACAAGGTTGCCGGCGAAAACAAGGAAGTCTCCAAATGGATCGACAAGTATCTCGGCGTCGGCGAGTGGGTGATGGATCAGTCTGTCGCCATTGCCGGGTCCAGCGGCTTCTTTGAGCGCAAGCGATGA
- a CDS encoding uncharacterized protein (BUSCO:EOG092D3B56), which yields MNQSHQLPPPRRQQTATAPYGAQQDELHMSGMSPLSSRDFAPQIKLEQSPVSIAASSVPNVLQPGGMSSRPVLTAPTLPSMQHPGSGSGSGSGSGSGAGPGSASASSQHQQGPPPGYQSPSKPVLSMSHTYSRSSPAANYDTPASSSSYHAYTPTTPSGSSSQFISPQDAAKYNAPGSQRTFSNTPLGLADIRPRADSSMSDGAPGTLGYELANTQPGPSNYLAPWPIYAFDWCKWTPRGNGAGKVAVGSYLEDGHNFIQILDSQIAPTPQDVYTPGTSKYNLEFTKIAEATHSYPVTRLLWEPPSSQKQSTDLLATSGDHLRLWSLPSETSANPGNTITRPGRDSVVTKLTPLALLSNSKTPDHTAPLTSLDWNTVSPSLIITSSIDTTCTIWDIPSLTAKTQLIAHDKEVYDVRFCAKSVDVFVSCGQDGSVRMFDLRSLEHSTIIYEPTGKEDRETGGRVSPTTAQQTLSNPPPLLRLATSPHDTHLLATFAQDSNVIRILDVRQPGQALLELRGHSGPINCIEWSPSRRGTLASGADDCQVLLWDLMNSSSINGTQQQENQRSPVACWDCDYEIGNLGWVPHLQGTDGGEWLGVGAGRGVWGVKVM from the exons ATGAACCAATCACATCAGCTGCCTCCCCCGCGACGGCAACAGACTGCCACGGCTCCCTATGGCGCTCAGCAAGACGAACTGCACATGTCCGGCATGAGCCCGCTGTCATCGCGAGACTTCGCTCCGCAGATCAAGCTCGAGCAGTCGCCCGTCAGCATCGCAGCCAGCTCGGTGCCCAACGTGCTCCAGCCGGGCGGCATGTCGTCGCGCCCCGTCCTGACGGCCCCGACCCTGCCCTCGATGCAGCATCcgggctctggctctggctctggctctggctctggctccggCGCTGGCCCAGGTTCCgcctcagcttcttctcaacACCAGCAAGGCCCTCCTCCCGGCTATCAATCGCCGTCCAAGCCGGTGCTCAGCATGTCGCACACATACTCGCGGTCCAGCCCCGCGGCCAACTACGACACGCcagcctcgtcctcgtcctacCATGCCTACACGCCCACCACCCCCAGCGGCTCGTCCTCGCAGTTCATCTCGCCCCAGGACGCCGCCAAATACAATGCCCCGGGCTCGCAGCGCACCTTTTCCAACACGCCGCTGGGCCTGGCTGACATCCGGCCACGCGCCGACTCTAGCATGTCTGATGGGGCTCCGGGCACGCTTGGCTACGAGCTTGCCAACACACAGCCTGGCCCAAGTAATTACCTGGCTCCATGGCCCATCTATGCCTTTGACTGGTGCAAGTGGACGCCCCGCGGCAATGGAGCAGGCAAGGTCGCTGTCGGCAGCTATCTCGAAGATGGCCACAACTTT ATCCAAATCCTAGATAGCCAGATCGCCCCGACCCCTCAAGATGTATACACCCCTGGCACATCCAAGTACAATCTCGAGTTTACCAAGATTGCCGAGGCCACACATTCGTATCCCGTAACGCGGCTTCTATGGGAGCCACCGTCTTCTCAGAAGCAGTCTACCGATCTCTTGGCCACCTCCGGCGATCACCTAAGACTGTGGTCGCTGCCGTCCGAGACATCTGCGAACCCAGGAAACACCATCACTCGTCCGGGCCGCGACTCAGTTGTCACGAAATTGACTCCTCTGGCACTCTTGTCAAACTCCAAGACGCCCGACCACACAGCGCCGCTGACTTCTCTTGACTGGAATACCGTTTCTCCcagcctcatcatcacctcTAGCATTGATACCACCTGCACAATATGGGACATTCCATCATTGACTGCCAAAACGCAACTCATTGCACATGACAAGGAAGTATACGACGTGAGGTTCTGTGCAAAGAGTGTGGATGTGTTCGTAAGCTGCGGCCAGGATGGAAGCGTACGCATGTTTGACTTGAGGAGCCTGGAGCACTCAACCATCATCTACGAACCAACAGGAAAAGAGGACCGAG AAACAGGGGGCCGAGTGAGCCCTACCACTGCCCAACAGACTCTTTCGAATCCTCCCCCGTTACTCCGGCTAGCTACATCTCCTCATGATACCCATCTTCTCGCAACCTTTGCTCAGGACTCAAACGTGATTCGGATCCTAGACGTTCGACAGCCTGGCCAGGCTCTACTCGAGCTTCGAGGACACTCCGGCCCAATCAACTGCATAGAGTGGTCCCCATCACGAAGAGGGACACTGGCCTCGGGAGCAGACGATTGCCAAGTACTGCTGTGGGATCTGATGAACTCCTCATCCATCAATGGcacccagcagcaggagaACCAAAGAAGCCCTGTTGCGTGCTGGGACTGCGATTATGAAATTGGAAATCTAGGCTGGGTACCGCATTTGCAGGGCACCGACGGTGGCGAGTGGCTCGGTGTCGGTGCAGGACGAGGCGTTTGGGGTGTCAAAGTGATGTGA
- the SPT5 gene encoding transcription elongation factor spt5 (BUSCO:EOG092D0KU4), which translates to MASNDRHQFDDSEDEEDFNPAPADMSEDEDAHDGSSRARDSSPNRRQDADDDEEPTPAKSRRTHDEDEEEEEEEEEEEEDTRRRHDDDDDDEEEEEEEDDDDDVQQGHRRKRQRDRRNAFIDIEAEVDDEDEGEDEEKDGEEIEDFIIDNAHPDDLVESSRLDDDRRHRELDRRREMESSLDAEKQAEILRQRYGNRRPGKSFGDSAIVPKRLLLPSVDDPSIWAVRCKEGKEREVVMSIMKRVEERRGTKDELAITAAFERGGPDSVMKSFVYVETQRQTDILVALDGILNVYPHSKLTLVDIKDMPELLRVTKTPTLEPGAWVRLRRPPKHNGDLAQVIDVTENGLEARVRFIPRLDYGMRDEALSAVTADGKRKRPPGMGPRPPQRLFSEIEARKRHPRHIQGNPTTNTWTYMGEEFENGFQVRDVKIQQLVVTDVNPSLEEVTRFASGADDGTENLDLKALAASLKDSNTLVTYLPGDIIEVYAGEQRGVVGKATNVQGDIVTMFVTEGDLKGQSIEVPIKGLRKRFKIGDHVKVIGGSKFQDEVGTVVKISEDRVTLLTDQTNNEVTVFSKDLREASDIGGQGSLGQYELHDLVQLDPTTVGCIVKVDRESLVVLDQFGDTRQVMPSQIPNKLPKRKQAVAADREGSEIRLDDVVKEFSGQQRQGKIIHIHRSYVFLHTHATNENAGVFVTKASMVNTIAAKGGRVNAAASGPDLTTMNPALKIHKNGTENKPIAKSFGRDRAINQTVIIKKGAYKGLLGIVKDTTDTHARVELHTKNKTITVPRDSLNFKDKNTGMNIDINGRGGRPTPGGAGRGSGDRVPGWQGGSRTPMGSGGSDRVPAWGSRTPAAGGRTPAWKGQDYSGSRTPAWADGSRTVNPYDGSRTAYGSGSRTPAWQAGARTPAPGDAFGAGSRTPAYAGGGDSWNSGSKTPAWGASAPTPGASGNDSWGYTPAASNSAYDAPTPGGAMSAPTPGALSAPTPGAYNAPTPGVSAPTPAGGWQGGWGGTDSAPTPAAGAPTPSASGYGAFSAPTPSAYGAPETPAASGPRYTDDD; encoded by the exons ATGGCGTCCAACGATCGGCACCAATTCGATGATtctgaagacgaggaggactTCAATCCTGCGCCGGCTGACATGtcagaagatgaggatgccCATGATGGCTCAAGTCGAGCTCGGGATAGCAGCCCCAATCGCCGCCAGGAtgccgacgatgacgaagaaccAACTCCGGCTAAATCGCGAAGAACtcacgatgaagacgaggaggaggaggaggaggaggaagaggaagaagaggatactcgccgccgccatgatgatgatgacgatgacgaggaggaagaagaagaggaagatgacgatgacgatgttcAGCAG GGTCATCGCAGAAAGCGCCAACGCGACAGGCGAAATGCCTTCATCGATATCGAAGCCGAagtcgacgacgaggacgagggtgaggacgaggaaaagGATGGTGAAGAGATAGAGGACTTTATCATCGACAACGCCCACCCCGATGACTTGGTCGAGAGCTCGCGACTTGACGATGACCGAAGACACCGCGAGCTTGATCGCCGCCGCGAGATGGAGTCTAGTCTGGACGCCGAGAAGCAGGCAGAGATCTTAAGACAGCGATATGGCAATCGGCGACCTGGCAAGAGCTTTGGCGACTCAGCCATCGTGCCCAAgcgacttcttctccctaGTGTGGATGACCCGAGTATCTGGGCCGTGCGATGTAAGGAGGGCAAGGAACGCGAAGTTGTCATGTCTATTATGAAGCGAGTCGAGGAGCGACGAGGCACAAAGGACGAGCTGGCCATCACTGCGGCCTTTGAGCGCGGCGGCCCAGACTCTGTTATGAAGAGCTTTGTCTACGTTGAGACCCAGAGGCAGACGGATATTCTCGTGGCCCTTGATGGCATCCTCAACGTCTATCCCCACTCTAAGCTGACGCTGGTGGACATCAAAGACATGCCTGAGCTTCTGCGTGTCACCAAGACACCAACGCTAGAGCCCGGCGCATGGGTGCGACTCCGCAGGCCTCCCAAGCACAACGGAGACTTGGCGCAGGTTATTGATGTTACCGAGAACGGCCTGGAGGCAAGAGTTCGCTTCATCCCCAGACTCGACTATGGAATGCGTGATGAAGCTCTCTCCGCTGTGACTGCAGATGGAAAGCGGAAGAGGCCACCGGGAATGGGCCCACGACCCCCTCAGAGGCTCTTCAGCGAGATTGAGGCACGAAAGCGCCACCCTCGTCACATCCAGGGCAACCCGACAACCAACACTTGGACATACATGGGCGAAGAGTTCGAAAATGGATTCCAAGTCAGGGATGTCAAGATTCAGCAACTCGTTGTCACAGATGTCAACCCGTCCCTGGAAGAGGTTACTCGATTTGCCAGCGGCGCTGACGATGGTACGGAGAATCTGGACTTGAAGGCTTTGGCTGCCAGTCTGAAAGATAGCAACACGCTGGTCACGTATCTCCCTGGCGACATCATCGAGGTGTATGCCGGAGAGCAAAGAGGTGTTGTTGGAAAAGCTACCAATGTACAGGGCGATATTGTTACAATGTTTGTTACTGAGGGAGACCTCAAGGGCCAGAGCATCGAAGTGCCCATCAAGGGCCTTCGTAAGCGGTTCAAGATTGGTGACCACGTCAAGGTCATTGGCGGCAGCAAGTTCCAAGACGAAGTTGGTACGGTAGTCAAGATTTCCGAGGACCGCGTCACGCTGTTGACCGATCAGACGAACAATGAGGTTACGGTTTTTAGCAAGGACCTGCGAGAAGCTAGCGACATTGGTGGGCAAGGATCACTCGGCCAGTACGAGCTTCATGACCTTGTGCAGCTTGATCCTACTACGGTTGGGTGTATTGTCAAGGTGGATCGCGAGTCTTTGGTTGTGCTGGACCAGTTCGGAGACACCCGCCAAGTCATGCCATCTCAAATCCCCAACAAGCTGCCTAAGAGGAAGCAAGCGGTTGCTGCTGATCGAGAAGGCTCAGAAATCCGCCTGGACGATGTGGTCAAGGAGTTTTCTGGACAACAGCGTCAAGGCAAGATCATTCATATCCACCGATCATACGTCTTCCTGCATACACACGCTACCAACGAGAACGCTGGTGTCTTTGTCACAAAAGCAAGCATGGTGAATACAATCGCTGCAAAGGGAGGTCGTGTTAATGCGGCGGCGTCGGGACCTGACCTTACGACTATGAACCCGGCCCTGAAGATCCACAAGAATGGTACTGAGAACAAGCCAATTGCTAAGTCCTTTGGCCGAGACCGTGCCATTAATCAAACAGTCATCATCAAAAAGGGAGCCTACAAGGGCCTTCTCGGCATCGTCAAGGATACCACAGATACACACGCTCGTGTTGAGCTCCACACCAAAAACAAGACCATTACCGTTCCCCGAGACTCGCTCAACttcaaggacaagaacaCCGGTATGAATATTGATATCAATGGCAGAGGAGGGCGACCCACACCGGGTGGAGCTGGGCGCGGCTCTGGGGATAGAGTCCCGGGATGGCAAGGCGGCTCTCGCACCCCTATGGGCTCCGGAGGCTCAGATCGCGTCCCCGCCTGGGGATCACGAA CACCTGCTGCAGGTGGTCGTACACCAGCATGGAAGGGCCAAGACTACTCTGGATCCCGAACGCCGGCCTGGGCAGATGGCTCAAGAACTGTTAACCCGTATGATGGAAGCCGAACTGCCTATGGATCCGGCTCACGCACGCCCGCTTGGCAAGCTGGTGCTAGGACACCAGCTCCGGGAGATGCGTTTGGGGCTGGTTCACGTACTCCAGCGTATGCCGGCGGCGGTGACAGCTGGAATTCCGGATCGAAAACACCTGCCTGGGGAGCCTCTGCTCCGACGCCTGGCGCCAGCGGCAACGATTCGTGGGGATACACGCCTGCGGCCAGCAATTCTGCATACGATGCTCCGACTCCAGGAGGCGCCATGTCGGCCCCTACTCCTGGCGCTCTGAGTGCACCGACTCCTGGTGCGTACAATGCTCCTACTCCAGGAGTCAGCGCGCCGACCCCCGCCGGTGGCTGGCAAGGCGGCTGGGGAGGTACGGACTCTGCGCCGACTCCAGCAGCGGGCGCGCCAACGCCATCTGCATCTGGATATGGAGCCTTCTCAGCGCCTACACCTTCTGCGTACGGGGCTCCCGAAACGCCTGCGGCTAGCGGCCCGAGGTACACAGATGATGATTGA
- a CDS encoding uncharacterized protein (TransMembrane:1 (i152-170o)~EggNog:ENOG41): MFRSRINGRLLQHYERRICTEYCGRRPNGTERCFAKAQSCCASTGRGYATTPASSKMSQSAAKAINKPPPGSVSSARVSSTSSTTAAATATAEASSPSAAAALRTAEARESALRAARMRRQAQKQDREAEAAKKREEEREYKKKYNTAARKWVSSIIALPIFFVTSYYLFDRCKLLRLFFAKTRMSKRKMYLLTCRGVGYSGVGETAEEPGEASGGEVVSFLLWCWGGRVLRGCCKSGGYESRRTISRDAVCGVLGVQIPELLLVNVESQAWSSGRHSPLGWIT; this comes from the coding sequence ATGTTTCGCTCACGGATAAACGGCCGGTTACTACAACATTACGAACGACGGATATGCACAGAGTATTGTGGACGAAGGCCCAATGGCACTGAGCGGTGCTTCGCAAAGGcgcagagctgctgcgcatCGACGGGACGAGGATATGCGACGACACCGGCAAGCAGCAAGATGTCCCAGAGCGCTGCAAAAGCGATAAACAAGCCGCCCCCCGGATCTGTGTCATCGGCACGAGTGTCAAGCACCTCTTCGACGACggcggcagcaacagcaactgCAGAGGCATCGTCCccttcggcggcggcagcgctACGGACGGCCGAGGCTCGCGAATCGGCGCTGCGGGCGGCCCGTATGCGACGGCAGGCGCAGAAACAGGATCGGGAGGCGGaagcggcgaagaagagggaggaggagagggagtATAAGAAGAAGTACAACACGGCGGCGAGGAAGTGGGTGTCGTCGATTATTGCGCTACCGATATTTTTTGTGACGAGCTATTATCTGTTTGATAGGTGTAAGTTATTGCGTTTGTTTTTTGcaaagacgaggatgagtAAGAGAAAGATGTATTTGCTGACTTGCAGGGGGGTTGGATATAGTGGTGTTGGGGAAACAGCCGAAGAGCCTGGAGAAGCATCGGGAGGAGAAGTCGTGAGCTTTTTGCTGTGGTGTTGGGGTGGGAGAGTTTTACGGGGATGCTGCAAATCGGGGGGATACGAATCACGAAGAACGATCTCTAGAGATGCTGTCTGTGGCGTGTTGGGTGTGCAGATTCCTGAGCTTCTGCTAGTAAATGTAGAGAGCCAAGCTTGGAGCAGTGGTCGGCACAGCCCCTTGGGATGGATTACTTGA